One window of Vitis riparia cultivar Riparia Gloire de Montpellier isolate 1030 chromosome 5, EGFV_Vit.rip_1.0, whole genome shotgun sequence genomic DNA carries:
- the LOC117913923 gene encoding E3 ubiquitin-protein ligase RNF126-like, translating to MAGTLPGVGVGSRRMSHHRHRQDDPLVFREPPPLRERLQHSTTITMGETALMARQRLDRKLAHYRASSRSSKQGANGSRESNHKERTKRNSSIGSKILGRPWKLQLNTGSKSNGEMCCVCLEDFEGEQQMMELSCSHKYHSNCLMPWLASHPHCPTCRNPVQCA from the exons ATGGCGGGGACGTTGCCAGGAGTGGGGGTGGGTTCAAGGAGGATGAGCCACCACCGCCACCGTCAAGATGATCCTCTTGTATTCCGAGAACCACCCCCTCTCAGAGAACGCCTGCAACATTCCACCACCATCACCATGGGTGAAACCGCTCTCATGGCTCGCCAGAGGCTTGATCGCAAGCTTGCCCACTACCGTGCCTCTTCCAG ATCAAGTAAACAAGGAGCAAATGGAAGCAGGGAGAGCAACCATAAAGAGCGCACAAAGAGAAATAGCAGCATAGGGTCAAAAATATTAGGGAGACCCTGGAAGCTGCAGCTCAACACTGGTAGTAAATCAAATGGGGAGATGTGTTGTGTTTGCTTAGAAGATTTCGAGGGAGAGCAACAGATGATGGAACTGTCCTGCTCCCACAAATACCACTCCAACTGCCTCATGCCCTGGCTTGCTTCTCATCCCCACTGTCCCACCTGCCGCAACCCTGTTCAGTGCGCTTGA
- the LOC117914030 gene encoding uncharacterized protein LOC117914030: protein MASANVIVFLTILLALQPTTTISEILSPLLSPIFDEVCKEVECGKGTCKPSNDSPLYFACECNPGWMQTRPAHDDHLKFLPCVIPNCTLDYSCKEAPSPVQEKENRANLSLFDPCRWTDCGGGSCNKTSKFTHTCECREGYYNLLNITTFPCLRECSIGLDCLNLGITSSNKSTSSTPSMADNGKNQAKTILQGNFYLWIIFMLSWAMVMWK, encoded by the exons ATGGCTTCGGCTAATGTTATTGTTTTCCTCACCATCCTTCTTGCTCTGCAACCTACTACTACTATAAGCGAGATATTGTCTCCTCTTCTCTCCCCTATTTTCG ATGAGGTGTGCAAAGAAGTGGAATGTGGAAAAGGCACTTGCAAGCCTTCTAATGACAGTCCTCTGTATTTTGCATGTGAATGTAATCCTGGTTGGATGCAGACTCGCCCCGCCCATGATGATCATCTCAAGTTCCTCCCCTGTGTGATTCCCAACT GCACCCTGGATTACTCCTGCAAGGAAGCTCCCTCCCCTGTTCAAGAGAAAGAGAACCGGGCTAATTTGTCATTGTTTGATC CCTGCCGCTGGACTGATTGTGGAGGAGGTTCATGCAACAAGACATCGAAATTCACACACACATGTGAATGTAGAGAGGGCTATTATAATCTTCTCAACATCACCACCTTCCCATGCTTGAGGGAAT GTTCAATTGGATTGGACTGTTTGAATCTTGGGATCACATCATCAAACAAATCAACTTCTTCAACTCCTAGCATGGCTGATAATGGCAAGAACCAAG CCAAAACAATCCTACAAGGGAACTTCTATTTGTGGATTATCTTCATGCTGTCATGGGCTATGGTTATGTGGAAATAG
- the LOC117915125 gene encoding VAN3-binding protein-like isoform X2, translated as MDKTVGDPWKSDTGLFRPPETPREPMEFLSRSWSVSALEVSKALAPTQMQALSKTLSGGGGFAIPEDIAGELEEAAISGNPFSFASSETSQLVMERIMSQSEVSPRTSGRLSHSSGPLNGTQSCGSLTDSPPVSPSEIDDLKFCRSNNPVNTQYRPATAATTGKTVGRWLKDRKEKKKEETRAQNAQLHAAVSVAGVAAAIAAIAAATAASSGAGKDEQMAKTDMAVASAATLVAAQCVEAAEAMGAEREHLASVVGSAVNVRSAGDIMTLTAGAATALRGAATLKARALKEVWNIAAVIPVDKGMGIGGGNGSNGNSNSSYSGELVAEENFLGICSRELLARGCELLKRTRKGDLHWKVVSVYINRMGQVMLKMKSRHVAGTITKKKKNVVLEVCKDMPAWPGRHLLEGGEHRRYFGLKTIQRGVIEFECRNQREYDIWTHGVSRLLTVAGERNNRHRV; from the exons ATGGACAAAACCGTCGGCGATCCTTGGAAATCGGATACCGGCCTTTTTCGGCCGCCGGAGACCCCTCGTGAGCCCATGGAATTTCTCTCTCGCTCCTGGAGCGTGTCGGCTTTGGAAGTTTCTAAGGCTCTGGCTCCTACTCAGATGCAAGCGCTTTCCAAGACGTTGAGTGGCGGCGGCGGCTTTGCCATACCGGAGGACATCGCCGGAGAGCTGGAGGAGGCGGCTATTTCTGGGAacccattttcctttgcatCTTCCGAGACCTCCCAACTCGTTATGGAACGTATAATGTCACAGTCG GAGGTGTCCCCGCGCACTTCAGGCCGTCTCTCACACAGCAGTGGCCCCCTCAACGGAACTCAGAGTTGTGGCTCCTTAACGGACAGCCCCCCAGTCTCTCCCTCTGAAATCGACGATCTCAAG TTTTGCCGCTCCAACAACCCTGTTAATACCCAGTACAGACCAGCCACCGCAGCCACCACTGGCAAGACCGTCGGCAGATGGCTCAAGGACCgcaaagagaagaagaaagaggagaCTAGAGCCCAGAATGCCCAGCTCCACGCCGCTGTTTCTGTCGCTGGAGTGGCGGCTGCCATCGCCGCAATAGCAGCCGCCACAGCTGCCTCCTCCGGAGCCGGAAAGGACGAGCAGATGGCGAAGACCGACATGGCGGTCGCCTCTGCCGCCACTCTCGTCGCTGCCCAGTGCGTGGAGGCCGCCGAGGCAATGGGCGCCGAGCGCGAACACCTCGCTTCGGTGGTCGGATCCGCCGTCAATGTTCGATCTGCCGGCGATATCATGACCTTGACGGCCGGCGCAGCCACAG CTCTTCGGGGGGCAGCCACATTGAAGGCAAGGGCGTTAAAGGAAGTTTGGAATATAGCAGCAGTAATTCCGGTGGATAAGGGGATGGGAATTGGTGGTGGCAACGGCAGCAATGGTAATTCTAATAGTAGTTACAGTGGTGAGCTCGTTGCTGAAGAAAACTTCCTAGGAATCTGCAGCAGAGAATTACTTGCTAGAGGCTGTGAACTTCTCAAACGCACCCGAAAAG GCGATCTTCATTGGAAAGTTGTCTCAGTTTACATCAACAGAATGGGTCAG GTGATGCTTAAGATGAAGAGCAGACATGTCGCTGGGACcatcacaaaaaagaaaaaga ACGTGGTGTTGGAGGTCTGTAAAGATATGCCAGCTTGGCCTGGCCGCCACCTACTGGAGGGCGGGGAGCACCGGCGATACTTCGGACTGAAGACGATACAGCGGGGAGTTATAGAGTTCGAGTGCAGGAACCAGCGGGAGTATGATATATGGACTCACGGTGTTTCCCGGCTCCTCACCGTTGCTGGAGAAAGAAACAACAGACATAGAGTTTGA
- the LOC117915125 gene encoding VAN3-binding protein-like isoform X1, whose translation MDKTVGDPWKSDTGLFRPPETPREPMEFLSRSWSVSALEVSKALAPTQMQALSKTLSGGGGFAIPEDIAGELEEAAISGNPFSFASSETSQLVMERIMSQSQEVSPRTSGRLSHSSGPLNGTQSCGSLTDSPPVSPSEIDDLKFCRSNNPVNTQYRPATAATTGKTVGRWLKDRKEKKKEETRAQNAQLHAAVSVAGVAAAIAAIAAATAASSGAGKDEQMAKTDMAVASAATLVAAQCVEAAEAMGAEREHLASVVGSAVNVRSAGDIMTLTAGAATALRGAATLKARALKEVWNIAAVIPVDKGMGIGGGNGSNGNSNSSYSGELVAEENFLGICSRELLARGCELLKRTRKGDLHWKVVSVYINRMGQVMLKMKSRHVAGTITKKKKNVVLEVCKDMPAWPGRHLLEGGEHRRYFGLKTIQRGVIEFECRNQREYDIWTHGVSRLLTVAGERNNRHRV comes from the exons ATGGACAAAACCGTCGGCGATCCTTGGAAATCGGATACCGGCCTTTTTCGGCCGCCGGAGACCCCTCGTGAGCCCATGGAATTTCTCTCTCGCTCCTGGAGCGTGTCGGCTTTGGAAGTTTCTAAGGCTCTGGCTCCTACTCAGATGCAAGCGCTTTCCAAGACGTTGAGTGGCGGCGGCGGCTTTGCCATACCGGAGGACATCGCCGGAGAGCTGGAGGAGGCGGCTATTTCTGGGAacccattttcctttgcatCTTCCGAGACCTCCCAACTCGTTATGGAACGTATAATGTCACAGTCG CAGGAGGTGTCCCCGCGCACTTCAGGCCGTCTCTCACACAGCAGTGGCCCCCTCAACGGAACTCAGAGTTGTGGCTCCTTAACGGACAGCCCCCCAGTCTCTCCCTCTGAAATCGACGATCTCAAG TTTTGCCGCTCCAACAACCCTGTTAATACCCAGTACAGACCAGCCACCGCAGCCACCACTGGCAAGACCGTCGGCAGATGGCTCAAGGACCgcaaagagaagaagaaagaggagaCTAGAGCCCAGAATGCCCAGCTCCACGCCGCTGTTTCTGTCGCTGGAGTGGCGGCTGCCATCGCCGCAATAGCAGCCGCCACAGCTGCCTCCTCCGGAGCCGGAAAGGACGAGCAGATGGCGAAGACCGACATGGCGGTCGCCTCTGCCGCCACTCTCGTCGCTGCCCAGTGCGTGGAGGCCGCCGAGGCAATGGGCGCCGAGCGCGAACACCTCGCTTCGGTGGTCGGATCCGCCGTCAATGTTCGATCTGCCGGCGATATCATGACCTTGACGGCCGGCGCAGCCACAG CTCTTCGGGGGGCAGCCACATTGAAGGCAAGGGCGTTAAAGGAAGTTTGGAATATAGCAGCAGTAATTCCGGTGGATAAGGGGATGGGAATTGGTGGTGGCAACGGCAGCAATGGTAATTCTAATAGTAGTTACAGTGGTGAGCTCGTTGCTGAAGAAAACTTCCTAGGAATCTGCAGCAGAGAATTACTTGCTAGAGGCTGTGAACTTCTCAAACGCACCCGAAAAG GCGATCTTCATTGGAAAGTTGTCTCAGTTTACATCAACAGAATGGGTCAG GTGATGCTTAAGATGAAGAGCAGACATGTCGCTGGGACcatcacaaaaaagaaaaaga ACGTGGTGTTGGAGGTCTGTAAAGATATGCCAGCTTGGCCTGGCCGCCACCTACTGGAGGGCGGGGAGCACCGGCGATACTTCGGACTGAAGACGATACAGCGGGGAGTTATAGAGTTCGAGTGCAGGAACCAGCGGGAGTATGATATATGGACTCACGGTGTTTCCCGGCTCCTCACCGTTGCTGGAGAAAGAAACAACAGACATAGAGTTTGA
- the LOC117915125 gene encoding VAN3-binding protein-like isoform X3 — MISSAAILLLHAFIFLFFIWNWVLSFQEVSPRTSGRLSHSSGPLNGTQSCGSLTDSPPVSPSEIDDLKFCRSNNPVNTQYRPATAATTGKTVGRWLKDRKEKKKEETRAQNAQLHAAVSVAGVAAAIAAIAAATAASSGAGKDEQMAKTDMAVASAATLVAAQCVEAAEAMGAEREHLASVVGSAVNVRSAGDIMTLTAGAATALRGAATLKARALKEVWNIAAVIPVDKGMGIGGGNGSNGNSNSSYSGELVAEENFLGICSRELLARGCELLKRTRKGDLHWKVVSVYINRMGQVMLKMKSRHVAGTITKKKKNVVLEVCKDMPAWPGRHLLEGGEHRRYFGLKTIQRGVIEFECRNQREYDIWTHGVSRLLTVAGERNNRHRV, encoded by the exons ATGATATCTTCTGCAGCAATTTTGCTCCTACATGctttcattttcctcttctttATTTGGAATTGGGTCCTCAGTTTTCAa GAGGTGTCCCCGCGCACTTCAGGCCGTCTCTCACACAGCAGTGGCCCCCTCAACGGAACTCAGAGTTGTGGCTCCTTAACGGACAGCCCCCCAGTCTCTCCCTCTGAAATCGACGATCTCAAG TTTTGCCGCTCCAACAACCCTGTTAATACCCAGTACAGACCAGCCACCGCAGCCACCACTGGCAAGACCGTCGGCAGATGGCTCAAGGACCgcaaagagaagaagaaagaggagaCTAGAGCCCAGAATGCCCAGCTCCACGCCGCTGTTTCTGTCGCTGGAGTGGCGGCTGCCATCGCCGCAATAGCAGCCGCCACAGCTGCCTCCTCCGGAGCCGGAAAGGACGAGCAGATGGCGAAGACCGACATGGCGGTCGCCTCTGCCGCCACTCTCGTCGCTGCCCAGTGCGTGGAGGCCGCCGAGGCAATGGGCGCCGAGCGCGAACACCTCGCTTCGGTGGTCGGATCCGCCGTCAATGTTCGATCTGCCGGCGATATCATGACCTTGACGGCCGGCGCAGCCACAG CTCTTCGGGGGGCAGCCACATTGAAGGCAAGGGCGTTAAAGGAAGTTTGGAATATAGCAGCAGTAATTCCGGTGGATAAGGGGATGGGAATTGGTGGTGGCAACGGCAGCAATGGTAATTCTAATAGTAGTTACAGTGGTGAGCTCGTTGCTGAAGAAAACTTCCTAGGAATCTGCAGCAGAGAATTACTTGCTAGAGGCTGTGAACTTCTCAAACGCACCCGAAAAG GCGATCTTCATTGGAAAGTTGTCTCAGTTTACATCAACAGAATGGGTCAG GTGATGCTTAAGATGAAGAGCAGACATGTCGCTGGGACcatcacaaaaaagaaaaaga ACGTGGTGTTGGAGGTCTGTAAAGATATGCCAGCTTGGCCTGGCCGCCACCTACTGGAGGGCGGGGAGCACCGGCGATACTTCGGACTGAAGACGATACAGCGGGGAGTTATAGAGTTCGAGTGCAGGAACCAGCGGGAGTATGATATATGGACTCACGGTGTTTCCCGGCTCCTCACCGTTGCTGGAGAAAGAAACAACAGACATAGAGTTTGA